Proteins encoded together in one Ciona intestinalis chromosome 3, KH, whole genome shotgun sequence window:
- the LOC100175124 gene encoding LOW QUALITY PROTEIN: sodium-dependent neutral amino acid transporter B(0)AT1-like (The sequence of the model RefSeq protein was modified relative to this genomic sequence to represent the inferred CDS: inserted 2 bases in 1 codon) — protein sequence MAETKEERPQWDNKAQFLLTCIGFAVGLGNVWRFPYQLQSNGGGAFLIPYLIMLVFEGVPLLYLELSVGQWLQNGSVGCWLKLSPYMRGLGLCSLFVSFLVGMYYNTIIAWCLWYLCNSFQEPLPWNDCPPNANLTAPVQECALSSTTEYYWYRTALNISPSISESGGIQVHLLACMILAWLIVAACVIKGIASSGKVVYFTATFPYVVLFCFLVRGLTLPGSSTGLSYLFTPKIELLSNPQIWLTAATQIFFSLSLAFGGMIAFSSYNPRDSDVEANTYIVAVTNSATXVYLATVVIFSVLGFKATVDFETCIADNIQILLDYYEQPEGSIALAGYNDFLIDKFGSVANGTAFHNLTECSVERNLDEGASGTGLAFIVFAEAILRMPGAPFWSVLFFLMLLTLGLDSMFGNIEGVLTPLNDMGITKGFRNEYVVAGIVLVSFLVSLTFVQGSGNYWLDVFDKYAGSLPLLIIAFFELTTLAWIYGYIKFETDMREILPPRSNFFRVASYWYWRVTIPIISPLLLLAVFIYYLYDSAIKPLTYMAWQSELGGNLEVFYPDYVVGISVLITLVCTIWIPLGALYQLIRRLRGKTSNKHEVISPSSDEMHIKSKSVVEVQEHNFGKGNENKNFDHNE from the exons ATGGCGGAGACGAAGGAGGAACGACCACAGTGGGATAATAAGGCTCAGTTTCTGTTAACTTGCATAGGATTTGCTGTTGGATTAGGAAACGTATGGAGGTTCCCATATCAACTGCAAAGTAACGGTGGAG GGGCGTTTCTTATCCCGTACTTAATAATGCTGGTGTTCGAAGGAGTTCCATTGCTTTATCTTGAACTATCCGTCGGCCAATGGTTGCAGAACGGAAGCGTTGGTTGTTGGTTAAAACTTAGTCCGTACATGCGAG GTCTCGGCTTATGCAGTTTGTTCGTATCTTTCCTGGTTGGGATGTACTACAACACTATCATCGCTTGGTGTTTGTGGTATCTATGCAATTCATTCCAG GAGCCGCTACCGTGGAATGACTGTCCACCAAACGCAAACCTCACAGCTCCAGTGCAAGAATGCGCGTTAAGCTCAACCACCGAGTATTACTGGTATCGTACAGCTCTTAATATCAGTCCTAGCATAAGTGAATCAGGGGGCATTCAAGTTCATTTACTGGCTTGTATGATACTGGCATGGCTTATCGTAGCTGCGTGCGTTATCAAAGGCATAGCATCATCAGGCAAG GTGGTTTATTTCACTGCTACCTTCCCGTACGTTGTTCTCTTCTGCTTCCTTGTTCGCGGTCTCACACTCCCGGGTTCGAGTACAGGTCtcagttatttatttaccccAAAG ATTGAACTTCTAAGCAACCCTCAAATCTGGCTAACAGCAGCCACACAAATATTCTTCTCACTAAGTCTTGCCTTTGGTGGAATGATCGCATTTTCAAGTTACAACCCAAGAGATAGCGATGTAGAAGCTAACACATACATCGTGGCTGTGACGAACAGTGCAAC AGTTTACTTGGCAACCGTGGTCATATTTTCGGTGCTTGGGTTCAAGGCCACGGTCGACTTTGAAACATGTATTGCAGA CAACATTCAAATTTTGTTGGATTATTACGAACAACCGGAAGGTAGCATCGCCTTAGCAGGTTACAACGACTTTCTAATTGATAAATTCGGTTCAGTTGCAAATGGCACTGCGTTCCATAACTTGACCGAGTGTAGCGTGGAAAGAAATTTGGATGAG GGAGCCTCAGGAACTGGGTTAGCATTCATAGTATTCGCTGAAGCAATTCTTCGCATGCCCGGAGCGCCtttctggtcagttttgtttttcctCATGCTCCTGACGCTGGGACTTGATTCTATGTTTGGGAACATTGAAGGTGTTCTCACACCGCTCAACGATATGGGCATCACGAAAGGATTTCGAAACGAGTACGTTGTAG CGGGAATTGTTCTCGTGTCGTTCTTGGTCTCGTTAACTTTTGTGCAAGGCTCGGGCAACTACTGGCTTGATGTTTTCGACAAATACGCCGGCTCTCTGCCATTGCTGATCATTGCCTTTTTTGAGCTTACAACGCTGGCTTGGATATACGGCTATATAAA GTTCGAAACTGACATGCGAGAAATTTTGCCACCGAGATCCAACTTTTTCCGTGTGGCAAGCTACTGGTATTGGAGAGTGACAATCCCTATTATCAGCCCCCTTCTTCTTTTAGCTGTATTCATATACTATCTCTATGATAGTGCGATCAAACCACTCACCTACATGGCATGGCAATCAGAATTG GGCGGGAACCTTGAAGTCTTTTATCCGGATTACGTTGTTGGAATAAGCGTGCTCATTACATTGGTATGCACGATATGGATACCTTTGGGCGCTCTATACCAGTTAATCAGACGCCTACGAGGGAAAACGAGCAACAAGCATGAAGTTATATCGCCATCTAGCGACGAGATGCATATCAAATCTAAATCCGTCGTCGAAGTACAAGAACATAACTTTGGAAAGGGCAATGAGAATAAAAACTTCGATCACAATGAATAG
- the LOC100177448 gene encoding Bardet-Biedl syndrome 4 protein — MDSTADIPLPSASAVVKPKPRRKKAPSLPAVERRNWLIHTHYVRKEWQTCKTLIQEQLKETNGQCEYAVYIQAMIMRSEGWIQQSMELFQACHLLNPTNPDNLKQIARNLILLGKHKSAIECYNRASELSERDWDICHCLGLCYHFLKDYDKAEQCFIESLKLNRHTVTYNMLAKLYLETGNHDKAMDVLSKGVEFSPENTDLLTLLGLLHLRKSSFHKAFELLGQAMTFDQENYKAILAAGSMMQKHGDFDVALSKYRVAAQAVPESSSLWNNIAMCFFGKKKYVAAISCLKRANYLSPFDWKILYNLCLLHLTMQQYASAFHFGSTAISLKQDHGPLYMLLAVALTNLGQEENAEKAYEEAIRLNGSDIHTVLNYCVFLHNRSKSKQAAKLLSSLQKNMPTDKADINKEVIELNKKLTAALNVGDKIVAEKEKSEKKKKQKDKAPKTSTPNPFSPTSAQPPPNEIDGMPSPATSSLPSVVQSKLPPLRSRPSGEIKPPKYDITKPDTDDDVLSRLPTAPTHDPYAGKPTRKAVAE, encoded by the exons aTGGACAGTACTGCAGACATACCGTTGCCTTCTGCTTCAGCTGTAGTTAAACCTAAACCAAGAAGAAAGAAAG ctCCTTCCCTGCCTGCTGTGGAACGCCGTAACTGGTTGATTCATACACATTATGTGAGAAAGGAGTGGCAAACATGCAAG ACACTCATACAGGAACAactaaaagaaacaaatggTCAATGTGAATATGCTGTGTACATTCAG GCCATGATAATGAGATCTGAGGGTTGGATTCAACAATCCATGGAATTATTTcaagcgtgtcatctgcttAACCCAACCAACCCTGACAATCTGAAACAGATTGCTAGAAATTT GATACTGCTTGGCAAGCATAAAAGTGCAATAGAATGCTACAATCGTGCTTCTGAATTAAGTGAAAGGGATTGGGACATATGTCATTGCCTTGGATTGTGTTACCACTTCTTAAAAGATTATGACAAG GCCGAGCAGTGCTTTATTGAATCATTGAAACTTAACAGACATACAGTTACATACAATATGCTCGCAAAGCTTTACCTTGAAACAGGGAACCATGATAAAGCTATGGATGTATTAAGCAAAG GGGTTGAATTCTCTCCGGAAAATACTGATCTGTTAACTTTGTTGGGGTTGTTACACTTGCGCAAATCAAGCTTCCACAAAGCATTTGAACTCCTTGGGCAAGCAATGACTTTTGACCAAGAAAATTATAAG GCTATCCTTGCTGCAGGCTCCATGATGCAGAAACATGGAGATTTTGACGTTGCTTTGTCTAAATACAGGGTTGCTGCTCAAGCTGTGCCTGAAAGTTCCTCATTATGGAACAACATTGCGATGTGCTTCTTCGGCAAAAAGAAATACGTAGCT GCTATCAGCTGTTTAAAGCGAGCGAACTATCTTTCACCATTTGATTGGAAGATCCTATACAACCTCTGTCTGCTACATCTAACAATGCAACAGTATGCGAGTGCTTTTCACTTTGGTAGTACTGCCATTAGTTTGAAACAGGATCATGGACCATTGTACATGCTCCTTGCTG TTGCTTTGACTAACCTTGGACAAGAAGAGAATGCAGAGAAAGCTTATGAGGAAGCAATAAGGCTAAATGG aTCTGACATCCACACAGTACTTAACTACTGTGTTTTCCTTCATAATCGATCCAAGTCTAAACAAGCAGCAAAACTTCTTTCATCTTTGCAGAAAAACATGCCAACAGATAAAGCCGATATAAATAAAGAG GTAATTGAGCTGAACAAGAAATTGACAGCTGCGTTAAACGTTGGGGACAAAATAGTCGCAGAGaaagaaaaaagtgaaaagaagaagaaacaaaaagacaaag CACCCAAGACCTCCACTCCTAACCCCTTTTCCCCAACAAGCGCCCAACCTCCACCAAATGAAATTGATGGCATGCCATCTCCAGCTACAAGTTCACTACCCAG CGTGGTTCAGTCCAAGTTACCCCCACTACGCTCACGGCCATCTGGTGAAATCAAACCACCgaaatatgacatcaccaaacCGGACACAGATGATGATGTATTGTCTCGCCTACCAACTGCCCCAACACACGATCCATATGCTGGGAAGCCAACCAGAAAGGCTGTGGCAGAGTAA